The following proteins are co-located in the Trichormus variabilis 0441 genome:
- a CDS encoding DUF72 domain-containing protein, whose product MNFSIGCAVWAYKGWVGELYPPGTRAGEFLHLYSRRFTTVEGNTTFYATPNQETVSRWAKETPPGFEFCLKLPRDITHQGLLKPYIPAALTFLAGMRPLGKRLGPIFAQLPPSYAPTLIEDLAAFLEAWPRTTAPLALEVRHPDWFREPHTSNLTQLLESLGVGRVLLDSRPIYTGDDDPQLQSERRKPKLPLQFSVTAPFSLIRFISHPNLAVNQPFMEEWVQQIQQWLQAGTKIYFFVHCPIEERSPNTARHFQKLLEQNGVPVPPLPWNHLQYPPNQLNLW is encoded by the coding sequence GTGAACTTTTCTATTGGTTGCGCTGTTTGGGCTTATAAAGGTTGGGTAGGCGAACTTTATCCCCCAGGAACTCGTGCTGGGGAATTTCTTCACCTCTACAGTCGTCGCTTCACTACCGTAGAAGGTAATACTACTTTCTATGCAACACCAAATCAAGAAACTGTCAGCCGTTGGGCAAAAGAAACACCACCAGGCTTTGAGTTTTGTTTGAAATTACCACGGGATATTACCCATCAAGGTTTATTAAAACCCTATATTCCCGCCGCTTTAACATTTTTGGCAGGGATGCGCCCTTTGGGTAAGCGTCTTGGCCCTATATTTGCCCAGTTACCACCAAGTTACGCACCAACATTAATTGAAGATTTGGCTGCTTTTCTGGAAGCTTGGCCGCGCACAACAGCACCCCTAGCCCTAGAAGTAAGACATCCTGACTGGTTTCGAGAACCCCATACAAGTAATTTGACACAGCTTTTAGAAAGTCTGGGCGTGGGAAGAGTACTACTGGATTCACGGCCTATCTACACGGGAGATGATGACCCCCAGTTACAATCAGAACGACGTAAACCAAAATTACCATTACAATTTAGCGTAACTGCACCTTTTAGCTTGATTAGGTTTATTTCCCATCCTAATTTGGCAGTGAATCAACCATTTATGGAAGAGTGGGTACAACAGATTCAACAATGGTTACAAGCAGGGACAAAAATCTATTTCTTTGTTCATTGTCCTATAGAGGAGCGATCGCCTAACACTGCCCGTCACTTCCAAAAACTCTTAGAACAGAACGGTGTACCAGTCCCACCGCTACCGTGGAATCATCTGCAATATCCACCTAATCAACTGAATCTCTGGTAA
- a CDS encoding PDDEXK nuclease domain-containing protein, whose protein sequence is MKVFMADNTPKFSQGSTSDTVGYEDFLVDLKTRISNAQLRAVVAVNKELVLLYWQIGRDILHRQQQQGWGAKVIDRLASDLRKAFPDIKGFSSRNLKYMRAFAEAYNDEEFVQQAVAQIPWGHNVRLLDAVKDPAERLWYAQQTIQNGWSRNVLVHQIESKLYQRQGKATTNFNNTLPQPQSELAQQLLKDPYTFDFLNLGEDFLERDLERALIKHIRDFLLELGVGFAFVGSQYHLEVGGEDFYIDLLFYHLRLRCFVVIDLKIEDFKPEFSGKMNFYVSAVDDLLRHPNDQSTIGIILCRSKNKVIAEYSLRDMYKPIGVSTYQLKDNLPEFVQDNLPTIEQLESELETVVLKLEKLDDL, encoded by the coding sequence ATGAAAGTATTTATGGCAGATAATACACCTAAATTTTCACAAGGTAGTACATCTGATACTGTAGGTTACGAAGATTTTTTAGTTGATTTAAAGACGCGAATTTCCAACGCACAATTAAGGGCGGTAGTTGCAGTCAATAAAGAGTTAGTCTTGCTGTACTGGCAAATTGGGCGAGATATTCTCCATCGGCAACAGCAGCAAGGGTGGGGTGCAAAAGTAATTGATCGACTGGCCTCTGACTTGCGAAAGGCTTTTCCGGACATCAAAGGCTTTTCATCTAGAAACCTCAAGTATATGCGGGCATTTGCTGAAGCTTATAATGATGAAGAGTTTGTGCAACAAGCTGTTGCACAAATTCCTTGGGGTCATAATGTCCGTCTTTTAGATGCTGTTAAAGATCCAGCAGAGCGTTTATGGTATGCACAGCAAACCATTCAAAATGGTTGGAGTCGCAATGTTTTAGTTCACCAGATTGAAAGCAAGTTATATCAACGCCAAGGTAAAGCAACCACAAACTTTAACAACACCTTACCTCAACCACAATCAGAATTAGCACAGCAGTTATTAAAAGACCCCTATACATTTGATTTTCTCAACTTAGGCGAAGATTTTTTAGAAAGGGATTTAGAGCGTGCTTTAATCAAGCACATCCGTGATTTTTTGCTGGAGTTAGGAGTTGGTTTCGCTTTTGTTGGTAGCCAGTATCATCTAGAGGTTGGTGGCGAAGATTTTTATATAGATTTATTGTTTTATCACCTGCGTTTACGCTGCTTTGTGGTGATTGATTTGAAGATTGAAGATTTTAAACCAGAGTTTTCTGGCAAAATGAATTTCTATGTGAGTGCCGTAGATGATTTATTGAGACACCCTAATGATCAGTCTACGATTGGAATCATTTTGTGTAGAAGTAAAAATAAAGTGATCGCCGAATATTCACTACGAGATATGTATAAACCTATTGGTGTTTCTACATATCAATTAAAAGATAACTTGCCGGAGTTTGTGCAAGATAATTTACCAACTATCGAGCAGTTAGAATCTGAGTTGGAAACCGTAGTATTAAAATTAGAAAAACTAGATGATTTATAA
- a CDS encoding Calvin cycle protein CP12, with translation MTMTFNVAPAAANSDNNGTTNLEKAILAAIAEARNTCEQNGDGSPNCAVAWDIVEELQAEKSHQQQAQKRKNSLESFCDLHPEALECLIYDV, from the coding sequence ATGACAATGACCTTCAACGTAGCCCCAGCAGCCGCAAACTCTGACAACAACGGGACTACAAATTTAGAAAAAGCCATCCTCGCAGCGATCGCTGAAGCTCGTAATACTTGCGAACAAAATGGTGATGGTTCTCCCAACTGTGCCGTAGCTTGGGATATTGTGGAAGAATTACAAGCTGAAAAGTCTCATCAACAGCAAGCACAAAAACGTAAGAATTCTCTAGAAAGTTTCTGCGACCTCCATCCAGAAGCCTTGGAATGTCTGATTTATGATGTTTAA
- the pstS gene encoding phosphate ABC transporter substrate-binding protein PstS: MNFSTTVLQRVFTTAVVTSAVVVTPIFTAIAQAQTLNGAGATFPAPLYERYAREVRKKHPELRINYQGIGSGGGIRQVTAGTVDFGGSDAAMTDAEIAKVKNGVILVPTAGGAVSVVYNVPGVNNLRLSRTTLPAIFSGQITNWNDAKIKADNPGVNLPNQPIRFAVRADSSGTTFIFTNHLSAISGYFKGRIGANTAPKWTLPNVLKGKGNPGVASLVARTPGSIGYVEYAYAAKNNLKSAQIQNKKGEFVAPSLQSANAALSAVSFPDNFRVFVGDPGQGYPIVGLTWMMVYRQYADAAKSQAIKKWINWVLKDGQQFNDDLNYTRIPDAVANRVLQTVNSNVKP; encoded by the coding sequence ATGAATTTTTCCACCACCGTCTTACAGCGTGTATTTACTACTGCTGTGGTAACATCTGCTGTTGTTGTTACTCCTATTTTTACAGCGATCGCTCAAGCTCAAACTCTCAACGGTGCAGGAGCGACTTTTCCGGCTCCACTTTATGAACGGTATGCTCGTGAAGTTAGAAAAAAGCATCCAGAACTGAGAATTAACTATCAAGGAATTGGTAGTGGTGGTGGTATTCGGCAAGTAACAGCCGGAACTGTTGACTTCGGTGGTAGTGATGCGGCAATGACAGATGCTGAAATTGCTAAAGTCAAAAATGGTGTCATCCTTGTTCCCACAGCCGGCGGTGCTGTTTCCGTCGTCTATAACGTTCCGGGTGTCAATAATCTGAGATTATCCCGTACTACACTACCAGCAATTTTTTCTGGTCAAATTACCAACTGGAATGATGCCAAAATTAAAGCTGATAATCCTGGTGTAAATCTGCCAAACCAGCCAATTAGATTTGCTGTGCGTGCGGATAGTAGTGGTACCACATTCATTTTTACAAACCACTTGAGTGCTATTAGTGGTTATTTCAAAGGCAGAATTGGCGCTAATACTGCACCCAAATGGACTTTACCTAATGTCCTCAAAGGTAAAGGAAACCCTGGTGTAGCATCATTAGTGGCTCGTACTCCTGGCTCTATTGGTTATGTTGAATATGCTTATGCAGCCAAAAATAACCTCAAATCAGCGCAGATTCAAAACAAAAAAGGAGAATTTGTAGCCCCTTCTCTCCAATCTGCTAACGCTGCTTTATCAGCTGTCAGTTTCCCAGACAATTTCCGCGTTTTTGTGGGAGATCCAGGACAAGGTTATCCCATTGTGGGACTCACCTGGATGATGGTTTATAGACAATATGCTGATGCGGCTAAGTCTCAAGCCATCAAGAAATGGATCAATTGGGTTCTAAAAGACGGTCAACAATTCAATGATGACCTTAATTACACAAGAATTCCTGATGCTGTAGCTAATCGTGTGTTGCAAACAGTCAATAGCAACGTCAAACCATAG
- the pstB gene encoding phosphate ABC transporter ATP-binding protein PstB gives MNQQLIPAIKVKDLSFYYNTSKAIEGISMDIYRNKVTAIIGPSGCGKSTFIKTLNRISELEGPVKVEGVVDFFGQNIYDPRININRLRRQIGMVFQRPNPFPMSIYENVAYGVRISAKLPQADLDEIVESALKGAALWQEVKDKLNKSALGLSGGQQQRLCIARALAIKPKVLLMDEPCSALDPIATMKVEELIHSLRSELTIAIVTHNMQQATRVSDFTAFFSTDESRIGQMVEFGVTTQIFSNPLDSRTRDYVSGRFG, from the coding sequence ATGAATCAACAATTAATCCCTGCAATTAAAGTTAAAGACCTGAGTTTTTATTACAACACATCAAAAGCCATTGAAGGGATTTCAATGGATATTTACCGCAATAAAGTAACAGCAATTATCGGCCCTAGTGGTTGCGGTAAGTCAACCTTTATCAAAACCCTCAACCGTATTAGCGAATTAGAAGGCCCAGTCAAGGTAGAAGGGGTTGTTGATTTCTTTGGTCAAAATATTTATGACCCGCGCATCAATATTAATAGATTACGCCGCCAAATTGGTATGGTTTTTCAAAGACCTAATCCCTTCCCCATGAGTATTTATGAAAATGTGGCTTATGGTGTGAGAATATCTGCTAAATTACCACAAGCAGATTTAGATGAAATTGTTGAATCTGCGCTCAAGGGTGCAGCTTTATGGCAAGAAGTCAAGGATAAGTTAAATAAATCAGCTTTAGGGCTTTCTGGAGGTCAACAGCAACGGCTTTGTATTGCGCGTGCTTTAGCGATTAAGCCAAAAGTTCTGTTAATGGATGAGCCTTGTTCTGCACTAGACCCCATCGCTACGATGAAAGTTGAGGAACTTATTCATAGTTTACGCTCAGAATTGACCATTGCGATCGTCACGCATAATATGCAGCAAGCAACTCGCGTATCTGATTTCACAGCTTTTTTCAGTACGGATGAAAGTCGTATTGGTCAAATGGTGGAATTTGGTGTAACTACTCAAATCTTTAGCAACCCCCTCGATTCTCGCACCCGTGACTATGTTTCAGGTCGCTTTGGCTAA
- a CDS encoding TlyA family RNA methyltransferase yields MAKQRLDNLLVELNLCNSRTLAQRLIQAGEVTVNEQVIDKPGTEVDVAAQIKIKERSRFVSRGGEKLAKGLELFAISVNGRVCLDGGISTGGFTDCLLQAGAKLVYGIDVGYGQTDWGLRNNPQVILRERTNLRQLQPEDLYGDGDAIPDLAVVDVSFISLTKILPALWQLTQPPREAVLLVKPQFEVGKSRVGKKGVVRDPHDQADAIFQVWQAADKLGWKYKGLTWSPITGPAGNIEYLLWLNMESETPPPDLNAIQQVTQLAMTDIKSG; encoded by the coding sequence TTGGCTAAACAGCGACTAGATAATTTATTAGTAGAGTTAAACTTATGTAATTCTCGCACTTTAGCACAGAGGCTAATTCAGGCGGGGGAAGTGACTGTTAATGAACAGGTAATTGATAAGCCGGGGACAGAGGTTGATGTTGCGGCTCAGATTAAAATTAAAGAGCGATCGCGCTTTGTTTCCCGTGGTGGTGAGAAACTGGCTAAGGGTTTGGAATTATTCGCCATCTCTGTAAATGGGCGTGTTTGCTTGGATGGGGGCATATCTACGGGTGGTTTTACTGATTGTTTACTCCAAGCTGGGGCAAAGCTAGTTTACGGTATCGATGTGGGTTACGGGCAAACCGATTGGGGTTTACGAAACAATCCTCAGGTGATTTTGCGCGAACGTACTAATTTACGTCAATTGCAACCTGAAGATTTATATGGTGATGGGGATGCTATCCCCGATTTGGCAGTGGTGGATGTTTCTTTTATTTCCTTAACTAAGATTTTGCCAGCCTTATGGCAATTAACTCAACCCCCACGAGAAGCCGTGCTATTGGTTAAGCCACAGTTTGAGGTGGGAAAATCTCGTGTGGGTAAAAAAGGCGTTGTTCGCGATCCCCACGACCAAGCTGACGCTATTTTTCAGGTGTGGCAAGCGGCTGATAAATTAGGCTGGAAGTATAAGGGCTTAACTTGGTCACCGATTACTGGCCCGGCGGGAAATATCGAATATCTCCTATGGTTGAACATGGAAAGCGAAACGCCACCACCAGATTTAAATGCGATTCAACAAGTTACTCAATTGGCTATGACTGATATCAAGTCGGGTTAA
- a CDS encoding DsbA family protein: MRQLFQYLRNWVIFGLLCLVLSWSLPVQAASRISPKLEEQVLQILREHPDVIIDSVQVYQQQQQEQVNQIRQAFLQDLKNNPQAVIGDSPTTSATQSKAVVVEFSDFQCPYCAKAHDTLKQLLAKHPGEITLVYKHLPLIPIHNEAMPAAKAAWAATQQGKFWEYHDALFTNQKQLGETLYLDIAKKLNLDLEKFNSDRLLADAAISKDIQIAQKLAIAGTPFFIMNSKTFSGGIELSEIENKLAEAS, translated from the coding sequence ATGCGTCAATTATTTCAGTATCTACGTAATTGGGTGATATTCGGTCTATTGTGCCTAGTTTTAAGTTGGTCTTTACCGGTGCAAGCAGCCAGCCGCATCAGTCCCAAACTAGAAGAACAGGTTCTACAAATTCTCCGCGAACATCCAGACGTAATTATTGATTCTGTGCAAGTTTACCAACAGCAACAACAAGAGCAAGTCAATCAAATACGGCAGGCATTTCTCCAAGATTTAAAAAATAATCCACAAGCAGTAATTGGTGATTCTCCTACTACTAGTGCCACTCAATCAAAGGCGGTAGTAGTAGAATTTTCTGACTTTCAATGTCCTTACTGTGCGAAAGCCCATGACACATTGAAACAATTACTAGCAAAGCATCCAGGTGAAATAACCTTAGTTTATAAACATCTACCTTTGATACCCATTCATAATGAAGCTATGCCAGCAGCCAAGGCAGCTTGGGCAGCCACTCAGCAAGGTAAGTTCTGGGAATATCACGATGCTTTGTTTACTAATCAAAAGCAACTTGGTGAAACTTTGTATTTAGATATTGCCAAAAAACTCAATCTAGATTTAGAAAAGTTTAACAGCGATCGCCTGCTTGCTGATGCCGCAATTAGTAAAGATATCCAAATAGCGCAAAAGTTAGCTATTGCTGGCACACCTTTCTTCATTATGAATAGTAAAACTTTCTCTGGTGGCATCGAGTTATCAGAAATAGAAAACAAATTGGCTGAGGCTAGTTAA
- the pstA gene encoding phosphate ABC transporter permease PstA, which produces MTSSQPSEIDQLLASELCSPLPPRRLFFTYVMNVIAFAFSALALIPLFSILWEIITRGIIGLKAEMFVKSVIDNGFGNAILGTITVVALGSLFSIPIGLFTGIFLAEFGQTSPLARFVRFIVSILTGVPSIVVGIFAYGLIVLATKQFSAIAGGFALATIMLPIIALTTEEALKLIPIDQRLASAALGGTRFQTTIRIVVTAAIPAITTGILLAVARAAGETAPLIFTALFSLDWSAGLLGPTASLPVLIYNLYNDPDPQKNQLVWTTSIVLLGLVLSFSLLSRLVTRKKKIK; this is translated from the coding sequence ATGACCAGTTCTCAACCGTCAGAAATTGACCAGCTTTTAGCGTCAGAGTTATGTAGTCCTCTACCACCAAGAAGACTTTTCTTTACTTATGTAATGAATGTGATCGCTTTTGCATTCTCTGCATTAGCTTTAATTCCTTTATTTTCGATTCTTTGGGAAATTATTACACGAGGAATCATCGGTTTAAAAGCAGAAATGTTTGTCAAATCTGTCATCGATAACGGATTTGGTAATGCCATTTTAGGAACTATTACAGTTGTTGCTCTTGGTTCTTTATTCAGTATTCCTATAGGGTTGTTTACAGGCATATTTTTAGCAGAATTTGGACAAACTAGTCCGTTAGCTCGCTTTGTCCGCTTTATCGTTAGTATCCTGACTGGTGTTCCCTCAATTGTTGTTGGTATCTTCGCTTATGGTTTAATAGTTTTGGCTACTAAACAATTTAGCGCGATCGCTGGTGGATTCGCCTTAGCCACAATCATGTTACCTATCATCGCCCTGACTACTGAAGAAGCCTTAAAACTCATTCCCATAGACCAACGCCTCGCCTCAGCCGCCTTGGGAGGAACGCGCTTTCAAACTACCATTCGTATCGTTGTTACTGCTGCTATACCCGCAATTACCACAGGTATTTTACTAGCTGTAGCCCGTGCTGCTGGTGAAACAGCACCCCTAATTTTTACAGCCTTATTTAGTCTAGATTGGTCAGCCGGATTACTCGGCCCCACAGCTTCCTTACCAGTCTTAATTTACAACCTTTACAACGACCCTGACCCCCAGAAAAATCAACTCGTCTGGACAACTTCTATCGTTTTACTAGGCTTAGTTTTGAGCTTTAGTTTGCTTTCTCGTTTAGTTACTCGTAAGAAGAAAATTAAATAG
- a CDS encoding sulfurtransferase — protein sequence MNTKLLITPQELTSLLALKSFKTVIIDTRAPEDYAVAHIPESVNIRDFFTYLSADSSPTGLKNLQEYFAKIMSNLGISGGERIIVYEDAFNRGYGQSCRAAFLLKYLGCPQVSVLHGGYQAWLAAGLPTTDEVPQGDSSIFRLRPQAEMIVTTSEMLEALDNPAIIKLDVRDRPEWQGLSSSPYGADFCPRKGRIPNAIWLEWHLFMNSETGIPMFRSTAEILDICQSVGITSESTVYVYCFKGSRAANTIMALHEVGIAARNYFGSWNEWSRDFSLPIDSKVIDL from the coding sequence GTGAATACAAAACTCCTCATCACTCCTCAAGAACTCACGTCTTTATTAGCACTAAAATCATTTAAAACCGTCATTATCGATACACGCGCTCCCGAAGATTATGCAGTTGCTCACATTCCTGAATCTGTTAATATTCGAGATTTTTTCACTTATCTTTCAGCAGATTCTTCTCCTACCGGATTAAAGAACTTGCAAGAGTATTTTGCAAAAATTATGAGCAATTTAGGAATATCTGGGGGGGAGAGAATAATTGTCTATGAAGATGCGTTCAATAGAGGCTACGGACAATCTTGTCGAGCCGCTTTTTTACTCAAGTATTTGGGTTGTCCTCAGGTATCTGTTTTACACGGAGGATATCAAGCTTGGCTGGCGGCTGGTTTACCTACCACTGATGAAGTTCCGCAAGGGGATAGCAGTATCTTTAGATTACGTCCCCAAGCTGAGATGATAGTGACGACAAGCGAGATGTTAGAGGCGCTGGATAATCCAGCCATTATAAAATTAGATGTGCGCGATCGCCCCGAATGGCAAGGACTGAGTTCTTCTCCCTACGGTGCTGATTTTTGTCCCCGCAAGGGTCGAATCCCCAACGCTATCTGGTTGGAATGGCATCTTTTCATGAATTCTGAAACGGGAATCCCCATGTTCCGTTCCACAGCAGAAATCTTAGACATTTGTCAATCAGTCGGGATTACTTCCGAGTCTACTGTGTATGTTTATTGCTTTAAAGGTTCTAGGGCTGCTAATACAATTATGGCTCTCCATGAAGTGGGAATTGCTGCTAGGAATTATTTTGGCTCTTGGAATGAGTGGTCGCGTGATTTTTCTTTACCTATTGATAGTAAAGTCATTGATTTGTAA
- a CDS encoding GTP-binding protein: MSLVVYPNPVRNLQETHLNRARASLRQALSWYGYLRKSGHLSSNPELAGLVKPEIEALNSTLNKLDSNVIRIAAFGLVSRGKSAVLNALLGSKILQTGPLNGVTQWPRSVRWQPGGKVIVELIDTPGLDEIQGESRAQMARDVVRQADLILFVVSGDITRTEYQALLELRQAQKPLILVFNKIDLYPDTDQAAIYRNLQQLGAGNPQAKPLLPDEIVMVAAEPAPMEVRVEWPDGRVSYEWETPPPQVDELKQTILNILNREGRSLLALNALIQARDAEAAIAQKTIDIRQQEAEDIIWQFTKYKALAVGLNPIAFLDILGGTVADLALIRSLARLYGLPITSYEAGKILKTIFISSGGLLLGELGSSFLLGLGKSAAALTSGDNPTNVTAFAGSAIAQAGIAGYGAYSVGKAAQVYLEKGCTWGQLGASTVITEILSQVDQNTILYRLQQELGMKY; encoded by the coding sequence ATGTCACTTGTTGTTTATCCTAACCCCGTGCGTAATCTCCAAGAAACTCATTTAAACCGCGCCCGTGCCAGCTTGAGACAAGCACTGTCTTGGTATGGATATCTTCGTAAATCGGGGCATTTATCATCTAACCCAGAGTTGGCTGGTTTGGTGAAACCAGAAATTGAAGCTTTAAACTCCACACTGAACAAGCTGGACTCGAATGTGATTAGAATCGCCGCTTTTGGTCTGGTGAGTCGCGGTAAGTCGGCGGTGTTAAATGCTTTATTGGGCAGTAAAATTTTGCAAACAGGCCCCCTCAACGGTGTGACTCAATGGCCGCGTTCTGTACGTTGGCAGCCAGGGGGCAAGGTGATAGTAGAGTTAATTGATACCCCAGGACTGGATGAAATTCAGGGTGAGTCTCGCGCACAAATGGCGCGGGATGTGGTGCGTCAAGCTGATTTGATTTTATTTGTGGTGTCTGGGGATATTACCCGCACTGAATATCAAGCACTCTTGGAATTACGACAGGCACAGAAACCGCTAATTTTGGTTTTTAACAAAATCGACTTATACCCAGATACAGACCAGGCGGCAATTTATCGAAATTTACAACAACTAGGCGCAGGAAACCCCCAAGCCAAGCCTTTATTACCTGACGAAATTGTTATGGTGGCGGCGGAACCTGCACCGATGGAGGTGCGAGTTGAGTGGCCTGATGGGCGGGTGAGTTATGAATGGGAAACACCACCACCCCAGGTAGACGAACTTAAGCAGACCATTTTAAATATTCTCAACCGGGAAGGCCGATCTCTCCTCGCTTTAAATGCCCTAATTCAAGCAAGGGACGCAGAAGCAGCGATCGCCCAAAAAACTATTGACATCCGCCAACAAGAGGCGGAAGATATCATCTGGCAATTTACTAAATACAAAGCCCTCGCTGTAGGACTAAATCCCATTGCCTTTTTGGATATTCTCGGCGGAACCGTGGCTGATTTGGCTTTAATTCGCTCTCTGGCGCGGTTATATGGTCTGCCTATAACTAGCTATGAAGCCGGAAAAATTTTAAAAACAATCTTCATCAGTTCCGGTGGCTTATTGCTGGGAGAATTGGGTAGTAGCTTTTTATTAGGATTAGGTAAAAGTGCTGCGGCTTTAACTAGTGGCGATAATCCTACAAATGTTACTGCCTTTGCTGGAAGTGCGATCGCTCAAGCCGGAATTGCCGGTTATGGAGCCTATTCTGTTGGCAAAGCTGCCCAAGTATATCTGGAAAAAGGCTGCACTTGGGGGCAGTTAGGCGCTAGTACCGTAATTACAGAAATCTTGTCTCAAGTTGACCAAAATACAATTCTGTATCGGCTGCAACAAGAATTAGGCATGAAATATTGA
- a CDS encoding phosphate ABC transporter ATP-binding protein encodes MSKLIPAIKVNNLSFYYDTQKILEGVSMEIYQSKVTAIIGPSGCGKSTFLKCLNRMNELESEVRVEGRVEFFNQNIYERRVNLNRLRRQVSMVHPKPNLFPMSVYDNVAYGVKIVGWRPKLEIDDIVESALKDADLWDEIKHKIHKSALDLSGGQQQRLCIARALAVKPKVLLMDEPCFGLDPIASMKVESLIQSLRLRSELTMVIVSHNLPQISRISDFTAFFKGNESRIGQLVEFGLTKKIFNSPHDSRTREYVLSRLG; translated from the coding sequence ATGAGTAAACTAATTCCAGCCATTAAAGTCAACAATCTCAGCTTTTATTATGACACCCAAAAAATACTTGAGGGGGTGTCTATGGAGATATACCAGAGCAAAGTAACTGCTATTATTGGCCCTAGTGGTTGTGGAAAATCTACCTTCCTTAAATGTCTCAATCGGATGAATGAACTAGAGTCAGAAGTGCGTGTAGAAGGCAGGGTAGAATTTTTTAATCAAAATATTTATGAGCGTCGAGTTAACTTGAATCGGCTACGCCGACAAGTGAGTATGGTACATCCCAAACCTAATCTTTTCCCCATGAGTGTTTATGATAATGTGGCTTATGGGGTAAAAATAGTTGGATGGCGACCAAAATTAGAAATAGATGATATTGTAGAATCCGCACTTAAAGATGCTGATTTGTGGGATGAAATAAAACATAAAATACACAAATCCGCATTAGACCTTTCTGGTGGTCAACAACAACGACTTTGTATTGCCCGTGCTTTAGCAGTTAAGCCAAAAGTTTTGTTAATGGATGAGCCTTGTTTTGGTCTTGACCCTATAGCTAGTATGAAAGTAGAAAGTTTAATTCAGAGTTTACGTCTTCGTTCTGAATTAACGATGGTGATAGTCAGCCATAATTTACCTCAGATTAGTCGTATATCAGATTTCACTGCATTTTTTAAAGGCAATGAAAGTAGAATTGGTCAATTAGTTGAATTTGGTCTGACTAAGAAAATATTTAACAGCCCTCATGATTCTCGCACTCGTGAATATGTTTTAAGCAGACTTGGGTAA
- the pstC gene encoding phosphate ABC transporter permease subunit PstC: MTNLAPPNFDHENLGLTANDGRNFLLDKGFTWLVYTFAAIAVAVLFVMSWIIFLEAKPAIDKFGIGFLWGQDWDTANEIFGALPYIYGTLVSSIIAIFFAVPVSIAVALVTSENFLPPSVQTTLAFVVELIAAIPSVIIGLWGIFIFIPVLEPVQKWLGTNFKWIPLFNSEFPVGTNMLTAGIILAIMILPTMAAISRDVLRAIPKELRSASMALGGTRWETIFRVLLPAGFSGIVSAAMLALGRALGETMAVTMVIGNSAQISLSLLDPAYTIPSVLANEFAEAQPGLHIGALCYLGLVLFAVTLAVNISARLLVQWVGSKNK, translated from the coding sequence ATGACAAATTTAGCTCCACCCAATTTTGATCATGAAAATCTCGGATTAACAGCTAACGACGGCAGAAATTTTTTGCTAGACAAAGGATTCACATGGTTAGTTTATACTTTTGCAGCGATCGCCGTTGCTGTGTTATTCGTGATGAGTTGGATCATCTTCCTCGAAGCTAAACCAGCCATTGATAAGTTTGGCATTGGTTTTCTCTGGGGTCAAGATTGGGATACAGCTAATGAGATTTTCGGAGCATTGCCTTATATCTACGGCACTTTGGTGAGTAGCATAATCGCTATTTTCTTCGCAGTCCCTGTGAGTATAGCTGTTGCCTTAGTCACTAGTGAAAACTTCCTACCACCATCTGTACAAACAACTTTAGCGTTTGTTGTAGAGTTAATTGCTGCTATCCCCAGCGTCATTATTGGTTTGTGGGGGATTTTTATTTTCATTCCAGTTTTAGAACCTGTACAAAAGTGGTTAGGAACTAATTTTAAATGGATACCATTATTTAATTCTGAATTTCCAGTTGGCACAAATATGTTAACGGCTGGGATTATTTTAGCCATTATGATTTTGCCAACAATGGCAGCAATTAGCCGTGATGTATTGCGAGCCATCCCTAAAGAATTACGTAGTGCTTCTATGGCTTTGGGTGGTACTCGTTGGGAAACAATTTTTCGGGTATTGTTACCTGCGGGATTTTCGGGAATTGTCAGTGCAGCCATGCTGGCTTTAGGCAGAGCTTTAGGCGAAACAATGGCTGTAACGATGGTGATAGGAAACTCAGCGCAAATTAGTCTTTCCTTACTTGATCCAGCTTATACAATTCCTTCGGTATTAGCTAATGAATTTGCCGAAGCTCAACCTGGATTACACATTGGGGCTTTATGTTATTTGGGATTAGTATTATTTGCTGTCACTTTAGCTGTAAATATTAGCGCTAGGTTATTAGTGCAGTGGGTTGGTAGTAAGAATAAATAG